Proteins encoded together in one Diabrotica undecimpunctata isolate CICGRU chromosome 3, icDiaUnde3, whole genome shotgun sequence window:
- the LOC140435790 gene encoding uncharacterized protein, translating to MSKLFKHSSVNLRERIAADPNFYKGCDKFTFPNGDTYEGEFIAHRKGLVWREGKGTYSTQDGQIYKGTWFNDKLVKEEECEVTYQDGAQYLGHIDNGEYVGSAMYTVDEGLHVLAEFAGNKPIGNITLLDPKGRQWNANAGDTCALFLPEHTFFNDIAASLGKGKPKIQRIREHSVKLPKPQRKMSLQKLEDRIFAKSKKTPSDLKFEESQWYQNYIKFRNVYDNIKEKISTSGQDGLSQEERDWIEKYRMFREKYLNFMKRRETSREKHLSEFNLLELYNDIMQNSEQNFVSVFYPTVKENLQEEEKTDIDNTETKKNAVYFGKFGDT from the exons ATGTCAAAGCTTTTTAAACACTCTAGCGTTAATTTAAGGGAACGTATAGCTGCCGATCCCAATTTTTATAAAGGATGTGATAAATTTACTTTTCCTAATGGAGACACCTATGAAGGAGAATTTATTGCGCATAGAAAGGGACTTGTATGGAGAGAGGGAAAAGGGACGTATTCTACTCAAGATGGACAG ATTTATAAAGGAACTTGGTTTAATGATAAGTtggtaaaagaagaagaatgcgAGGTAACTTACCAAGATGGTGCACAGTACCTGGGACATATTGATAATGGTGAATATGTTGGTTCTGCTATGTATACTGTTGACGAAGGACTTCATGTTTTGGCCGAGTTTGCCGGGAATAAGCCAATCGGAAATATAACGCTACTAGATCCAAAAGGAAGGCAATGGAATG CAAATGCAGGAGATACATGTGCGCTTTTTCTTCCAGAACATACATTTTTCAACGATATAGCAGCCAGTTTAGGCAAAGGAAAGCCTAAAATTCAAAGAATAAGAGAACATTCAGTAAAATTGCCAAAACCACAACGCAAAATGAGTCTACAAAAATTGGAAGATAGAATTTTTGCTAAGTCGAAAAAAACTCCATCTGATTTAAAATTCGAAGAATCACAATGGTATCAGAACTATATTAAGTTCAGAAACGTGTATGACAATATAAAGGAGAAAATATCGACATCAG GTCAAGACGGTCTTAGCCAAGAAGAACGTGATTGGATAGAAAAATACCGCATGTTCAGAGAAAAATACCTAAACTTTATGAAGCGCAGGGAAACTTCACGTGAAAAACACTTATCAGAATTCAACTTATTAGAACTCTACAACGACATAATGCAAAACTCAGAGCAAAACTTTGTTTCAGTTTTTTATCCCACCGTTAAAGAAAACTTACAAGAAGAGGAAAAAACTGACATTGATAatacagaaacaaagaagaatgcagtttattttggaaaatttggagatACTTAG